The following are encoded in a window of Leptospiraceae bacterium genomic DNA:
- a CDS encoding type I restriction enzyme HsdR N-terminal domain-containing protein, with protein sequence MVIPAKVYERISAGVKKFQSIIKSAKDRDVKESDTVMIITDILNEVLGYDKYSEITTEQATRTGNFCDIALKINDKIKIIIEVKAIGIELKDAHVKQAADYGASEKVEWVILTNAINWQVYKVPPGKPFDKEFVYEFKFLDLNHKNEDDISHLFHFSKEGLGKDSLDEIHSQKQVLSRYFVGQMILTDTIIDTIKRELKRISTGVKIESEGIRRVIEDELFKREALENEKATEAKKTINDFYKKIERQKAKEQSKKSDDNQAKEISNEPVVEEK encoded by the coding sequence ATGGTAATACCAGCAAAAGTTTACGAACGTATATCCGCAGGAGTAAAAAAATTCCAAAGCATAATCAAGTCAGCAAAGGACAGAGATGTGAAAGAGTCCGACACTGTAATGATAATCACTGATATTTTGAATGAAGTTTTAGGCTATGATAAATATTCAGAAATTACAACTGAGCAAGCTACACGAACGGGAAACTTTTGTGACATTGCCTTAAAAATAAACGATAAAATTAAAATCATTATCGAAGTCAAGGCTATTGGTATTGAACTAAAAGATGCCCATGTAAAACAAGCTGCGGATTATGGAGCCAGTGAAAAAGTTGAGTGGGTAATTCTAACAAATGCGATTAACTGGCAAGTTTACAAAGTACCGCCAGGAAAACCTTTTGATAAAGAGTTTGTTTATGAGTTTAAATTTTTAGACTTAAACCATAAGAATGAAGATGATATAAGTCATCTCTTTCACTTTTCAAAAGAAGGTTTAGGTAAAGATTCATTAGATGAAATTCATTCGCAAAAACAAGTATTGAGTAGATATTTTGTGGGACAAATGATATTAACCGATACAATTATAGACACAATCAAGAGAGAATTAAAACGAATATCCACTGGAGTAAAAATTGAGTCAGAAGGTATACGCAGGGTAATCGAAGACGAATTATTTAAAAGAGAAGCTCTTGAAAATGAAAAAGCGACCGAAGCTAAAAAAACTATAAATGATTTCTACAAGAAGATAGAACGTCAAAAAGCAAAGGAACAGTCCAAAAAAAGTGACGACAACCAAGCAAAAGAAATTTCTAATGAGCCTGTTGTAGAAGAAAAATAA